A region from the Camarhynchus parvulus chromosome 23, STF_HiC, whole genome shotgun sequence genome encodes:
- the COL16A1 gene encoding LOW QUALITY PROTEIN: collagen alpha-1(XVI) chain (The sequence of the model RefSeq protein was modified relative to this genomic sequence to represent the inferred CDS: inserted 2 bases in 2 codons) encodes MRGLWALLLAGLISACQGRELLPAEGELCPRLWDEDLLGDKYENVTGFNLVKRFDLLKISSVKKIRSARGPVVLRLGTVPLVQPTQQVFPRGLPPTFTLVLTLLLKKNSTGEHWYLFQVTDRQGYPQLSLSVHGPERSLEFQARAPGATFSSATFAGRAVASLFDGRWHKVVVAVQGHAVSVHLDCASISSKPLGPRRALAPEGNAFLGLDAVRGTPVRFDIQQAQIYCDAELARQEGCCEISASGCQTETPKTRRQAELMQSSNLIEMVPQPKGRVFTRCFCLEEPLGTEPGRTSGRTSLRDDPKDKCPPCSPQAASGNVTLGPQGPKGAKGERGLPGMAGGKGEKGDRGMDCVRTHPDGPVQCAKGTRGEKGQRGQVGLPGPAGTEGQKGQKGEKGDGGLQGKPGRPGRDGRPGEICVVGPKGQKGDPGPVGPEGLAGEPGPPGKPGSPGVGMPGKPGDPGGPPGAKGEKGSPGAPGPGGSPGTPGLPGVLGPKGDKGEPCQACPTQGTLGAIGIPGIPGQPGPRGEPGAPGRDGISDTPGPAGPKGDRGDPGIQGMKGDKGDSCQPCDHLRVLAALRLEGEPGLPQGQEGLSELAGIKGDKGDTGHVGPTGRPGVPGEKGDPGVRGLKGEKGDQCGQCPPTPQALQGTATVVAVPGPSGERGPAGPPGRAGRPGEAGDKGQKGDAGSPGDPGTPGMAGXPGLAGEPGIRGPAGPKGDKGEPCEPHPAMLGHLPDTEGIPGKAVGIPGKAGPKGEQGPPGIGQPGRAGKPGLPGVRGPAGPKGLQGEPGPRGIGQPGPQGDPGSPGPPGPPGPPGPQGPPGMAAEKGAKGSPGPKGATGPPGPPGSSVTGPPGPEGQRGLPGSSGQPGEKGAQGEKGDPGECSCPSSPRQDPSYNGMPGAPGLWTGMSWQPQPGPQGPPGAPGPPGPPGAPGRQGMPGHNGLPGLPGPAGDLGPLAVMAERNIEVLKTLCGDCAQLQAALEAPEGVEGEKEDGGMPGAPGSESCARCLAQFPRAEEARGDSPDCAGQPGLPGAPGMPGEQGSPGLRGPPGPPGPIGPPGFPGTPGAPGLPVRTQHGSALCPLCRCRLVWLCPLSLSLLGTAQHSSPDPSIPSPSHHSRSSIPKQGVPADPDLFGDDLPQLGGLVVALATCWVPLVPRELVWLQGAIFILISIFILTSIFISIFILTCTSIFISIFILTSISIFISIFILTSIFISIFILHLHLTSISTCIFILILTSTSISNFISGPPGQPGYPGATGPPGLPGIKGERGYVGPPGEKGELGPPGVDGLPGPMGPAGPRGERGLPGSAGEKGDQGFQGQPGFPGPPGPPGFPGKVGPAGPPGPVAEKGSEGMRGPTGMPGPPGPPGPPGIQGPAGLEGLDGKDGKPGLRGDPGPPGPPGMMGPPGFKGKTGHPGLPGPKGDCGKPGPPGSTGRPGAEGDPGPMGPQGRQGPPGLIGPPGSPGQPGPAGLAGVGLKGERGSVGERGLPGMPGQPGPPGHPGPPGEQGPDGPVGKEGPPGKPGIAGPAGQKGDAGAPGERGYPGEKGRAGMPGGPGKSGSMGLVGPRGPAGERGPPGSPGPAGSPGLPGPPGMVGDVVNYDEIKRFIRQELNKMFDERMAYYTSRLHFPLEMVASPGRPGPPGKDGLPGRPGPPGSPGLPGQIGREGRQGVPGMRGEPGAKGEKGEKGVGLMGDSGPPGPPGPQGPPGYGKMGPPGPVGQQGIPGXPGPPGATGQPGKTGHCSPADCLGAMPMEQPLFQPKNVKGPFG; translated from the exons ATGAGGGGTCTCTGGGCCCTGCTGCTTGCCGGGCTCATCAGcgcctgccagggcagggagctgctgccagcagaag GGGAGCTGTGCCCGCGGCTCTGGGACGAGGATCTGCTTGGGGACAAGTACGAGAATGTCACAG gttTTAACCTGGTTAAAAGGTTCGACCTGCTCAAGATCTCGTCGGTCAAGAAGATCCGCAGCGCGCGGGGGCCGGTGGTGCTGCGCCTGGGCACCGTGCCCCTGGTCCAGCCCACGCA GCAGGTGTTCCCCCGAGGGCTGCCCCCCACCTTCACCCTGGTCCTCACCTTGCTGCTGAAGAAGAACAGCACCGGGGAGCACTGGTACCTCTTCCAGGTCACCGACCGCCAGGGATACCCCCAG ctctccctgtccGTGCACGGCCCCGAGAGAAGCCTGGAGTTCCAGGCGCGGGCACCGGGTGCCACCTTCTCCAGCGCCACCTTCGCGGGCAGGGCGGTGGCGTCGCTGTTCGACGGGCGTTGGCACAAGGTGGTGGTGGCCGTGCAGGGCCACGCCGTGTCCGTGCACCTGGACTGCGCCTCCATCTCCTCCAAGCCGCTggggccgcgccgggcgctGGCGCCCGAGGGCAACGCCTTCCTGGGGCTGGACGCTGTGCGTGGCACCCCGGTCAGG TTTGACATCCAGCAAGCTCAGATCTACTGCGACGCCGAGCTGGCCAGGCAGGAGGGGTGCTGCGAGATCTCGGCCAGCGGG tgccagacGGAAACGCCCAAGACCCGCCGGCAAGCGGAGCTGATGCAGAGCAGCAACCTGATCGAGATGGTGCCGCAGCCCAAGGGCAGGGTGTTCACCCGCTGCTTCTGCCTGGAGGAGCCGCTGGGCACC gagccgGGCAGAACCTCGGGAAGGACCAGCTTGAGGGATGATCCAAAGGACAAG tgccctccctgctctccccaggcgGCATCAGGAAAT GTCACCCTCGGTCCCCAAGGTCCAAAG GGCGCCAAGGGCGAGCGGGGCCTCCCTGGCATGGCGGGTGGCAAAGGGGAGAAGGGTGACCGT GGCATGGACTGTGTGCGCACCCACCCCGATGGCCCCGTGCAG tGTGCCAAGGGGACGCGGGGTGAGAAGGGGCAGCGTGGGCAGGTG GGACTCCCGGGCCCAGCTGGCACTGAAGGGCAGAAG ggccagaAGGGTGAGAAGGGCGATGGGGGCCTGCAGGGCAAGCCAGGGCGCCCTGGGCGTGAT ggccGGCCTGGAGAGATCTGCGTGGTGGGACCCAAGGGACAGAAG GGTGACCCCGGCCCCGTGGGACCGGAGGGCTTGGCCGGTGAACCAGGACCCCCGGGCAAGCCGGGCTCTCCAGGGGTTGGCATGCCAGGGAAGCCG GGTGACCCTGGTGGCCCGCCAGGTGCGAAGGGAGAGAAG ggcagcccGGGAGCTCCTGGACCCGGAGGATCGCCTGGGACACCC GGTCTCCCTGGAGTGCTGGGGCCGAAAGGAGACAAG GGCGAGCCGTGCCAGGCGTGTCCCACCCAGGGGACGCTCGGTGCCATcggaattcccggaattcccggccagccggggccgcggggggaGCCCGGAGCGCCCGGCAGGGACGGGATCTCG GACACACCCGGCCCCGCAGGACCCAAAGGGGACAGG GGCGATCCCGGCATCCAGGGGATGAAAGGCGACAAG GGGGACTCGTGCCAGCCCTGCGATCATCTCCGCGTCCTCGCCGCGCTGCGCCTCGagggggagccggggctgccg cagggccaggaggggctgTCCGAGCTGGCCGGGATCAAGGGTGACAAG GGGGACACTGGCCATGTGGGACCCACGGGCAGACCG GGAGTGCCGGGAGAGAAGGGAGACCCAGGTGTGAGGGGGCTCAAGGGAGAGAAG GGTGACCAGTGTGGGCAGTGCCCTCCCACCCCTCAAGCCCTCCAAGGGACAGCGACAGTGGTGGCAGTGCCGGGGCCATCGGGTGAGAGGGGTCCTGCTGGCCCCCCGGGCAGAGCG GGCAGACCCGGCGAGGCTGGTGACAAGGGACAGAAG GGCGACGCTGGCAGCCCGGGGGACCCTGGCACGCCGGGCATGGCCG GTCCGGGGCTGGCGGGTGAGCCTGGCATCAGGGGACCAGCCGGCCCCAAAGGTGACAAG GGAGAGCCGTGTGAGCCTCACCCCGCCATGCTCGGGCACCTCCCAGACACCGAGGGCATCCCGGGAAAAGCCGTGGGCATCCCGGGAAAAGCTGGGCCCAAAGGGGAGCAGGGCCCGCCGGGCATcgggcagcctggcagagcg GGCAagccggggctgccgggggtgCGGGGTCCTGCCGGGCCcaaggggctgcag GGTGAGCCAGGACCACGGGGGATCGGCCAGCCAGGACCacag gGAGACCCCGGGAGCCCCGGACCCCCCGGACCCCCT GGCCCCCCAGGACCACAGGGACCGCCGGGGATGGCAGCAGAGAAAGGTGCCAAG ggctctccGGGCCCCAAAGGAGCCACGGGACCCCCTGGGCCACCAGGGAGCAGCGTCACAGGGCCACCG GGCCCCGAGGGGCAGCGGGGGCTCCCCGGCTCCAGCGGGCAGCCG GGCGAGAAGGGTGCCCAGGGAGAGAAG GGAGACCCTGGCGagtgctcctgcccctccagcccccgCCAGGACCCCAGCTACAACGGCATGCCG GGAGCACCAGGATTATGGACTGGGAtgtcctggcagccccagcctggcccacaG GGTCCCCCTGGAGCTCCTGGTCCCCCTGGGCCGCCCGGTGCCCCCGGTCGCCAG GGAATGCCAGGACACAACGGCCTGCCCGGACTGCCTGGACCAGCTGGAGACCTG GGACCTCTGGCCGTCATGGCTGAGAGGAACATCGAGGTGCTGAAG ACTCTCTGCGGGGactgtgcccagctgcaggcagccctggaagCTCCCGAGGGAGtggagggggagaaggaggatgGGGGCATGCCAGGCGCCCCTGGCAGcgagagctgtgccagg TGCCTTGCGCAGTTCCCGCGAGCGGAGGAGGCTCGG GGTGACAGCCCTGACTGCGCGGGGCAGCCCGGGCTGCCGGGAGCGCCGGGGATGCCAGGAGAGCAG ggctccccagggctgcgCGGACCCCCAGGACCACCCGGACCCATC GGCCCCCCAGGCTTCCCTGGAACGCCGGGCGCCCCCGGACTGCCCGTAAGAACCCAGCACGGCTCCGCTCTGTGCCCCTTGTGTCGCTGCCGCTTGGTttggctgtgtcccctgtccctgtccctgctggggacagcccagcacagcagccccgACCCTTCCAttccatctccatcccaccaTTCTCGCTCCTCCATCCCAAAGCAGGGGGTCCCAGCGGACCCAGATTTATTTGGGGATGATCTTCCTCAGCTCGGGGGCCTGGTGGTGGCACTCGCCACCTGCTGGGTCCCCTTGGTGCCGCGGGAGCTGGTGTGGCTCCAGGGAGccatcttcatcctcatctcCATCTTCATCCTCACCTCCATCTTCATCTCCATCTTCATCCTCACCTGCACCTCCATCTTCATCTCCATCTTCATCCTCACCTCCATCTCCATCTTCATCTCCATCTTCATCCTCACCTCCATCTTCATCTCCATCTTCATCCTCCATCTTCATCTCACCTCCATCTCCACCTgcatcttcatcctcatcctcacctcCACCTCCATCTCCAACTTCATCTCC ggacccccaggacaACCTGGATACCCCGGGGCCACGGGGCCCCCCGGCCTTCCT ggcatCAAAGGCGAGCGAGGCTACGTGGGTCCCCCCGGAGAGAAAGGGGAGCTG GGTCCCCCCGGCGTGGACGGGCTGCCCGGCCCCATGGGGCCAGCG GGTCCCAGGGGCGAGCGTGGGCTCCCGGGAAGCGCCGGAGAGAAGGGGGACCAG GGTTTCCAGGGCCAGCCTGGCTTCCCGGGACCACCG GGCCCTCCTGGTTTCCCAGGAAAGGTTGGTCCAGCCGGGCCGCCAGGGCCCGTGGCAGAGAAG ggcagtgagggcaTGCGGGGCCCCACGGGGATGCCAGGGCCCCCCGGGCCCCCTGGACCCCCCGGAATCCAG ggccctgctggcttGGAAGGACTGGATGGCAAGGACGGCAAGCCAGGGCTGAGG ggtgacCCCGGTCCCCCCGGGCCACCAGGGATGATGGGTCCTCCG gGCTTCAAGGGCAAGACAGgacacccagggctgccaggaccGAAG GGCGACTGTGGCAAACCCGGCCCCCCGGGCAGCACGGGCCggccaggagctgag GGTGACCCCGGACCCATGGGACCCCAAGGCcggcagggacccccagggctCATC ggtccccctggcagcccaggacagccaggccctgctggcctggctggggTG GGGCTGAAGGGTGAGCGTGGCTCCGTGGGCGAGCGGGGTCTGCCGGGAATGCCAGGACAGCCGGGacccccaggacacccaggaCCACCG GGAGAGCAGGGACCGGACGGACCCGTTGGGAAGGAG ggacccccaggaaaACCGGGCATTGCGGGCCCGGCCGGACAGAAG GGTGACGCTGGAGCCCCCGGCGAGCGCGGCTACCCCGGCgagaagggcagagctgggatgccGGGCGGGCCGGGCAAAAGCGGCTCCATGGGGCTGGTGGGGCCGCGGGGCCCCGCAGGAGAGAGGGGACCCCCGGGctcgcccggccccgcgggcagccccggccTGCCGGGACCCCCGGGCATGGTG GGAGATGTGGTGAATTACGACGAGATCAAGCGCTTCATCCGCCAGGAGCTGAACAAGATGTTCGACG agCGGATGGCGTATTACACCTCCCGGCTGCACTTCCCGCTGGAGATGGTGGCGTCCCCGGGCAGGCCCGGTCCCCCCGGCAAGGACGGGCTGCCCGGCCGGCCGGGCCCCCCCGGctccccggggctgccgggccAGATCGGCAGAGAGGGGCGGCAGGGCGTGCCGGGCATGCGGG